From Rutidosis leptorrhynchoides isolate AG116_Rl617_1_P2 chromosome 3, CSIRO_AGI_Rlap_v1, whole genome shotgun sequence, a single genomic window includes:
- the LOC139902497 gene encoding uncharacterized protein: protein MYQLSYRIPGPAGIFQDAYELRNNENSVVDDMCTQDFIREIINKPEVDDPFTLDPWLQAMEFAYPYGGRSDIASILRQRRFLPADQVVGVVKTCVQNSVGDLSIMIKNTTSTIQGTVHNKIIDGVQGEYEGVKCIHEGAVLVLQNCSIFCPNVKVKILNIRRKSLIKVFFKDSGST from the exons ATGTACCAATTATCGTACCGAATCCCTGGACCCGCTGGTATTTTCCAAGATGCATATGAACTTCGAAATAACGAGAATAGCGTTGTGGATGACATGTGTACGCAAGATTTTATAAGGGAAATAATAAACAAACCTGAAGTTGATGATCCGTTTACACTAGATCCGTGGCTTCAAGCGATGGAGTTTGCATATCCGTACGGAG GTAGATCTGATATAGCAAGCATTCTGAGGCAGCGTAGGTTTTTACCAGCTGATCAAGTTGTTGGTGTTGTTAAGACTTGTGTTCAAAATAGTGTTGGCGATCTGTCTATAATGATAAAA AACACTACGAGTACGATTCAGGGAACAGTTCATAACAAGATCATTGATGGTGTTCAGGGTGAGTATGAAGGTGTTAAATGCATACACGAGGGAGCTGTTTTGGTGCTACAAAATTGTTCTATCTTCTGTCCTAATGTTAAGGTTAAAATTCTTAACATTAGACGCAAGAGTTTAATAAAGGTGTTCTTTAAAGATAGTGGATCTACGTAG
- the LOC139902498 gene encoding U4/U6 small nuclear ribonucleoprotein Prp31 homolog, with protein sequence MANLEDSFLADLEDLSDNDNQNLDAMEDDDVSGDLAGDIEAMINYDDLECVSKLQKTQRFIDIMKKIENALDKGSDTEYQLIAECIEWLVLIEKEIVIIHNFIRDNYRLKFPELESILCRPIDYARVVKKIGNEVDLSLVDLEGLLPSATVMAISVIASTTSGKPLFEHVLEKTIEGCDRVLTLDESKKKVFDFVESRMGYIAPNLSSVVGSAVAAKMMVKAGGFSSLAYMPACDVQLLGATSQFRVGYIEQTEVIQTTPPALKKRACRLLAAKASLAATLDSIRCDPSGSIGRICCEEIRNKIKKWQERSPAKHPEPLPVPNSEPKKNRGGRGLRKMERHAITDMRKLMNRKQFGIIPEESSLGDGLGVGYGMLFGEAGNIGKLSVSVGRSKFAAKVTKMFKRKLRIE encoded by the coding sequence ATGGCAAATCTGGAAGATTCGTTTCTAGCAGATCTTGAGGATCTTTCCGACAATGATAACCAAAACTTGGACGCCATGGAAGATGATGATGTTAGTGGAGATTTGGCAGGTGATATAGAAGCTATGATCAATTACGATGATTTAGAATGTGTCTCAAAGTTACAAAAAACACAGAGATTTATTGATATTATGAAGAAAATTGAGAATGCTCTTGATAAGGGGTCAGATACAGAGTACCAGCTGATTGCGGAATGTATTGAATGGTTGGTTTTAATAGAAAAAGAGATTGTTATTATTCATAATTTCATTCGTGATAATTACCGCCTCAAGTTTCCTGAGCTTGAGTCTATTTTGTGCCGACCAATTGATTATGCACGTGTGGTAAAGAAGATCGGTAATGAAGTCGACTTATCCCTTGTAGATCTTGAAGGTCTGTTACCGTCGGCTACTGTTATGGCTATATCTGTTATTGCATCAACTACCAGTGGCAAACCACTTTTTGAGCATGTTCTTGAAAAGACCATTGAGGGATGTGATCGAGTTCTTACGCTCGATGAATCGAAGAAGAAAGTTTTTGATTTTGTTGAAAGTAGAATGGGGTACATTGCACCGAATCTTTCTTCCGTTGTTGGGAGTGCAGTTGCTGCAAAAATGATGGTGAAAGCCGGTGGTTTTTCATCTCTAGCATACATGCCAGCTTGTGATGTTCAGCTTTTAGGTGCAACGTCTCAGTTTCGTGTTGGTTACATTGAGCAAACGGAGGTTATTCAAACTACGCCTCCTGCTCTAAAGAAGCGTGCATGTCGGCTTTTGGCTGCAAAAGCAAGTCTTGCAGCAACTTTAGATTCAATAAGATGTGATCCATCGGGAAGCATAGGAAGAATATGTTGTGAAGAAATTCGTAACAAGATTAAAAAGTGGCAAGAGCGATCTCCTGCAAAGCATCCCGAACCACTTCCCGTTCCTAATTCCGAACCTAAGAAGAATAGAGGTGGTCGTGGTCTTAGGAAAATGGAGAGGCATGCTATAACGGACATGCGCAAACTAATGAACAGAAAACAGTTTGGAATAATACCTGAAGAAAGCTCACTTGGTGATGGACTAGGAGTAGGATACGGTATGCTTTTTGGAGAAGCTGGAAATATTGGAAAGTTGAGTGTATCAGTTGGTCGGAGCAAGTTCGCTGCCAAAGTTACCAAAATGTTCAAGCGTAAGCTGCGTATCGAGTAG
- the LOC139899193 gene encoding protein SULFUR DEFICIENCY-INDUCED 1-like isoform X2: protein MKTSFMLFTKSHQLVERDQEGAIVWFWKAINAGDRVESALKDMAVVMKQLDRTEEAIEAIKSFRCLCPKSAQESLDNVLIDLFKKCGKVDEQIGLLKQKLRMIYRGEAFNGKPTKTARSHGKKFQVSVRQETSRILGNLGWAYMQKSNFMAAEVVYKKAQMIDPDANKANNLALCLMKQARYNEACSVLQHVLNGEVPGSEDIRARNKARELLMETETWRPTSELLPDLPGLDLDADFVNGLEKLMNVWAPNRSKRLPIFEQIENFRDQIAC, encoded by the exons ATGAAGACCAGTTTCATGTTATTCACAAAGTCCCATCAG CTTGTAGAAAGGGATCAAGAGGGTGCAATAGTATGGTTTTGGAAGGCAATAAATGCAGGAGATAGAGTGGAAAGTGCTTTAAAAGACATGGCAGTTGTGATGAAGCAGTTGGATAGAACTGAAGAAGCCATTGAAGCCATTAAATCCTTTAGGTGCCTTTGCCCCAAAAGTGCTCAAGAATCCCTTGATAACGTTCTCATTGATTTGTTCAAG AAATGTGGGAAAGTAGATGAACAAATTGGGTTATTAAAGCAAAAGCTGAGGATGATTTATAGAGGAGAAGCATTTAATGGTAAACCAACAAAGACTGCAAGATCTCATGGGAAAAAGTTTCAAGTCTCAGTCAGACAAGAAACTTCAAGGATTTTG GGGAATTTGGGATGGGCCTACATGCAAAAATCCAACTTCATGGCGGCAGAGGTGGTCTACAAGAAAGCCCAAATGATTGACCCGGATGCAAATAAAGCAAACAACTTGGCCCTTTGTCTAATGAAACAAGCCCGATACAACGAAGCTTGTTCGGTCCTTCAACACGTTCTTAATGGTGAAGTTCCCGGGTCTGAGGACATAAGGGCCCGAAACAAGGCTCGAGAACTGTTGATGGAAACGGAAACATGGCGACCAACATCGGAGTTGTTGCCGGACCTCCCTGGACTGGACCTAGATGCAGACTTTGTTAATGGGCTTGAAAAATTGATGAATGTATGGGCCCCCAATAGATCAAAAAGATTGCCCATATTTGAACAAATTGAAAACTTTAGGGACCAAATAGCTTGTTAA
- the LOC139899193 gene encoding protein SULFUR DEFICIENCY-INDUCED 1-like isoform X1: protein MEVNSKTKDEDQFHVIHKVPSGDGPYVKAKHAQLVERDQEGAIVWFWKAINAGDRVESALKDMAVVMKQLDRTEEAIEAIKSFRCLCPKSAQESLDNVLIDLFKKCGKVDEQIGLLKQKLRMIYRGEAFNGKPTKTARSHGKKFQVSVRQETSRILGNLGWAYMQKSNFMAAEVVYKKAQMIDPDANKANNLALCLMKQARYNEACSVLQHVLNGEVPGSEDIRARNKARELLMETETWRPTSELLPDLPGLDLDADFVNGLEKLMNVWAPNRSKRLPIFEQIENFRDQIAC, encoded by the exons atggAAGTGAATTCAAAAACTAAAGATGAAGACCAGTTTCATGTTATTCACAAAGTCCCATCAGGTGATGGTCCTTATGTTAAAGCTAAACATGCTCAG CTTGTAGAAAGGGATCAAGAGGGTGCAATAGTATGGTTTTGGAAGGCAATAAATGCAGGAGATAGAGTGGAAAGTGCTTTAAAAGACATGGCAGTTGTGATGAAGCAGTTGGATAGAACTGAAGAAGCCATTGAAGCCATTAAATCCTTTAGGTGCCTTTGCCCCAAAAGTGCTCAAGAATCCCTTGATAACGTTCTCATTGATTTGTTCAAG AAATGTGGGAAAGTAGATGAACAAATTGGGTTATTAAAGCAAAAGCTGAGGATGATTTATAGAGGAGAAGCATTTAATGGTAAACCAACAAAGACTGCAAGATCTCATGGGAAAAAGTTTCAAGTCTCAGTCAGACAAGAAACTTCAAGGATTTTG GGGAATTTGGGATGGGCCTACATGCAAAAATCCAACTTCATGGCGGCAGAGGTGGTCTACAAGAAAGCCCAAATGATTGACCCGGATGCAAATAAAGCAAACAACTTGGCCCTTTGTCTAATGAAACAAGCCCGATACAACGAAGCTTGTTCGGTCCTTCAACACGTTCTTAATGGTGAAGTTCCCGGGTCTGAGGACATAAGGGCCCGAAACAAGGCTCGAGAACTGTTGATGGAAACGGAAACATGGCGACCAACATCGGAGTTGTTGCCGGACCTCCCTGGACTGGACCTAGATGCAGACTTTGTTAATGGGCTTGAAAAATTGATGAATGTATGGGCCCCCAATAGATCAAAAAGATTGCCCATATTTGAACAAATTGAAAACTTTAGGGACCAAATAGCTTGTTAA